CATCTCCACGATGGGACGGACCTCGATGCCCGGTGTGGTCATGTCCAACAGTAGGTACGAGATGCCTTTCTGGGGCGGGCCGTCGTCGGAGGTTCGGACCAGCAGGATGCCCCAGTCGGTGACATCGGCCCGGGTGGACCAGATCTTGGAGCCGTTCACGATGTAGTGGTCGCCGTCGCGCACGGCCCTGGTACGCAGCGACGCCAGATCTGAGCCGGCCTCGGGCTCACTGAACAATTGGCACCAGTCCTCGGTGTTGGCCAGCATCGGTGGGAGGAAGCGCTCCTTTTGGGCCTGGGTACCGCCGGCGATGATGGTCGGCCCAGCCCAGCCGACACCGATGGAGGCACCGGGGATGCGAACCCCAGCCCGCTGGAACTCGTCATCGATGATGAGTTGGGTGACGGCATCGGCATCGCGTCCCCATGGACCGGGCCAGTGTGGGGCAATGAATCCACCGGCGGCCAGCGTGGCCCTATCGGGGTGTGGATGGGTGTCCAGCCAGACGCGTATCTCGAGGCGTCTCGGATCGTCGTCGGGAGGAAGAGTGAAGTCCACGGGTTTCTGCCGGTTGGGGAGTGGTGTTCCGGAGACCCTAGAGACCAGTCCCTAGAGAAGGGTGGTGTCGGTCTCGAGACCGAGGGCCAGCCGGCCGGTGAGCTCGTGAATGCGGGGAGCCACCATTGCGTGAGTGGCGGCGACCTGGCCGTCGCGGATCTTTCGCTGAAGCGGTTCTCGGAGGTACACCGCTGCTCCACCCGCCTCACGTCCGAGTGTGATTAAGGCGTCGGCGCAGCGCTGGGCAGCGTCGCAGGCCGCCAGTCTGAGGCTGCGTCGGTGCTCGAGGGTGAGGGGGTCGCCGGCTGCTGCTGTGGTCCACGCCTCGCCGATGGCGTCGTGCAGGAAGGCCCGGGTGGATCGGGCGGTGGCCTCAGCGGCGGAGAGAGCCACCTGCCCGGAGGCTCGTTCCGCCAGCGTTCGTTTCGAGCCTTCGGGCTTCTTGGCTGTGGCCAACTCGCCAAATCGGTCGACGGCGCCATCCAAGAGGCCGATGGACACCGAGGCGATGCCGATGGCCAGCATTCCGTAGAAGGGGAAGCGCCAGGTGGGGCCGTCGAGGCGAGGGGTGGCGTCCATCATCTGGAGCCACCGGCCCTCGGGGACGAAGGTGTCCTCGACGCGGTAGTCAGTCGACCCACTGCCAGAGAGTCCGGTGACGTGCCAGGTGTCGAGGTGCTCGACGTCGTCGCGGTCGAAGAACACGAACGGAGCTACCAGGCCGTCAGCCCGGCGGGCCGGTTTTCCATCGGGGTCGACGATGCGGGCACCTCCGCCGATCCAGTTGCAGTGGCGGGTACCTGAGCCCCATGCCCAGGTCCCTGAGACGCGTAGGCCTCCGTCGACTGGGGTGGCGGTTCCCACAGGGGCGGCGTATCCGCCGGCACAGGAGTCTGGGGAGCCGAAGACCAGGGAGGCCACGTCCTCAGGCAGGAACCCGGCCATGAGGGAGGTGGTCCCGGCGATCATCACACACCACGCCGCGCCGCCGTCGTGGCGGGCTACCTCGGCGATCACCTGAGATGCGGTGGCCACGTCGGCCTCCGGCCCGCCTAGGTCGGCGGGGGTGAGGAGGCGAAATAGCCCTGCATTGCGTAGGTCTGCCACCACGTCGTCGGGCAGGGTGCGTTCGGCCTCGGAGCGTTCGGCGCGTTCGGCTAGCGACGGTCCGAGTGCCTGGGCGGCGGGGAGTAGATCGGACGCGGTCACCCTAGGGAGGGAGGACATGGGGCACAAATATAGAATATCCTTCTAGAAACGTCAAATCTAGATAGAAGTGATCTACAGTTTGAGTATGTCTAGTCAGGAGGTCGCCTTCGAGAACGTCGGGCCGGAACGGGCCCCTGACGGACGGTCCGCCCGGACCCGGGCCGCCCTGGTGGAGGCCACACTGGCTCGGTTACGGAGTGATGGCTCGTTCACCGCCGAGCAGGTGGCGACCGACGCCGGGGTGAGCGTGGCCACCATCTACAACCGGTTTCCCGATGGGCGTGACGGCCTGCTGGCCGCCGCCTTCGACCGGGCGCTAGACGGGGTGGTGGAGGCCAGTACCCGCCCACTGACGGCGGAGCACCTACTGGACCACGGGTTGTCCGGGACGATGACCGCTTTGGTTGACGGCCTGTGCGAAGCCTTCTCTGCCGACGCACTGGTCATGCGAGCCGCCTTGGCCCGGCTACCCGAGAGTCGCTCGCTACGCGATGCATACCGACGTCACGAGGGTACGGCCCGAGTTGCTAATAGGCGGTTGGTGGAGTTGGGCCAAGCGGCGGGGCGGATCGTCGACGGCGATCCGGATGAGCTGGCCGACCTGCTCATCGTGCTGGGTCAGGGGATCAACAACCCGGTGTTGTTGGGCGCTACCGATCGTGGTCGACTCTGTGCCCGACTGGCTGACGCACTGGTGGCCGTCCTTGATCCTGGAACCGAGAGGCCATGACTGACGAGACGGGTACCACGGTCGTCTATTGGCGTCGGATGTGCGGGTTCTGCACCCGTCTACTGGGCGCGCTTGAGGGCGCGGGTGTCGACGTTGAACTGCGGGACATCTGGGAGGACCCGGAGGCAGCAGCTTTCGTCCGCTCGGTGAACGACGGAGCCGAGACGGTGCCCACGGTCGTCCTGCCCGACGGCCGGGCGATCACCAACCCGTCCCCCGATGCACTAATTGCACACCTGACGGCGGGCTCCTAGGTCGCGCTGCCGGTGGGATCCGACCCCGTGGCCTATGGCTTGTCATCGGTCGAACCGAGATCGATGGGCTCGCTGAGGCTGATCCTGTGAAGGCCTATGGCTCCCAGGTGGGGTGCAAGAGTGGCCGTGGCTGCTACCGCAGGAGCCGGTTCAGCCATTCCACCCGACGAGACGGTTGGCCGGTGCGGGCCTCTGCCCGGTCGGCACCTGCGGCCATCCAAAGGCCAGCGGTGACACCCACCCAGCGCAGTGGCTCGGGTTCCCACCTCCGAGCCTGGTGGCCGATCCATGGGAGGTCCGTGCGGCCACTCGCCGTCTCAGTGATCAGTTCAGCGATGGTGTGCCCGGCCAGTTTGGCGGTGGCCACCCCGTCGCCCACGTAGCCGCCAGCCCACGCCATGCCCGAGGGCCGGTCAAAGCCACACGACGGGACCCAGTCGCGGGTCAGGCCCATGACGCCACCCCACCGGTGGGTAATCGCCGCTTCACCCAGTACCGGGAACAGTTGCCGCAGCGAGGCTTCGACCTTGTCATGTACCTCGTGGTGAACCCCGGTGGTCGACGAGACCTTCGATCCGAACTGGTAGGGAGCTCCCCTTCCCCCCATGGCGATGCGGCCGTCGGCTGTGCGTTGGCCGTAGATGATGAGATTGCGGCCATCGCCGAACGTGGGTCGGTCGGTCAGGCCGATCTCGTCCCACACGGCGTTCGGCAGTGGTTCAGTGGCCACCATCATCGAGTACAGAGGGACGAGGGTGCGGCGGTGGCCGACCAGGTCCCGGGTGTAGCCCTCGGTGGCCCGCACTACGACGTCGGCCCGCACTGTGCCCTGGTCGGTCTCCAGCCGGGCTGAACTGGTCGGGTCGGCAGGGTGGATGGCCGACACGGCGGTCCGTTCGTGGATGGTGCCGCCCAGACGTTCTACGGTTTCGGCCAGACCTCGCACCAGCCGGCTCGGGTGGATGGCCGCCACGTGTCGGTTGAACCAACCGCCGACCACGTCGGTGGCGTTGCACAATGAACGGGCCTCGTCGCCGTCGACCCAATGAACGTCGTCGTCGGTTAGCCCGAGGGCGTGCCGGGCCCTTACGCCGGCGCCGATCCGTTCGGCCTGGGGGCCACTGCGGGCCATGTCGATCCAGCCGCCCTTGGCGTAGTGGCAGTCAATGCCCTCGGTCTCGGCCACTCGGCCGATGTCATCGATGGCGTCGTACAGTCCACGCATCTGGCGGACCGCGGCCTCCGGGGTGGATCGGGCGGCCCAGTCCATAGGGCTGATGCTGTACTCGCCGAGGGCCCAGCCTCCGTTTCGTCCCGAGGCACCAAATCCGGCGATCTCGCGTTCCACGACCACGACGCGAAGGCCGGGGTCGATTCGCAGCAGGTGGTAGGCGGTCCAGAGGCCAGTAAAGCCGGCGCCCACGATGGCCACGTCGGCATCCCGGTCGCCTTGAAGGGCCGGGCGGGGGTCGA
Above is a window of Acidimicrobiales bacterium DNA encoding:
- a CDS encoding acyl-CoA dehydrogenase family protein, with the protein product MSSLPRVTASDLLPAAQALGPSLAERAERSEAERTLPDDVVADLRNAGLFRLLTPADLGGPEADVATASQVIAEVARHDGGAAWCVMIAGTTSLMAGFLPEDVASLVFGSPDSCAGGYAAPVGTATPVDGGLRVSGTWAWGSGTRHCNWIGGGARIVDPDGKPARRADGLVAPFVFFDRDDVEHLDTWHVTGLSGSGSTDYRVEDTFVPEGRWLQMMDATPRLDGPTWRFPFYGMLAIGIASVSIGLLDGAVDRFGELATAKKPEGSKRTLAERASGQVALSAAEATARSTRAFLHDAIGEAWTTAAAGDPLTLEHRRSLRLAACDAAQRCADALITLGREAGGAAVYLREPLQRKIRDGQVAATHAMVAPRIHELTGRLALGLETDTTLL
- a CDS encoding acyl-CoA dehydrogenase family protein produces the protein MDFTLPPDDDPRRLEIRVWLDTHPHPDRATLAAGGFIAPHWPGPWGRDADAVTQLIIDDEFQRAGVRIPGASIGVGWAGPTIIAGGTQAQKERFLPPMLANTEDWCQLFSEPEAGSDLASLRTRAVRDGDHYIVNGSKIWSTRADVTDWGILLVRTSDDGPPQKGISYLLLDMTTPGIEVRPIVEMTGGRHFNETFLTDVEIPVENLVGTENEGWRLAKVTLANERVSLSQGGVLWGRGPDDPTVLDRIRELGCEDPILRQRVADLYTEMAVLRLLNQRVMSAQLTGGDPGPLSSIRKAIGDKHGQKAMTLVKDLEGPSTMLDGHYPYEEDEDLWAWGHYFSRALTIGGGTSEVQRNIIGERLLGLPREPRP
- a CDS encoding TetR/AcrR family transcriptional regulator yields the protein MSSQEVAFENVGPERAPDGRSARTRAALVEATLARLRSDGSFTAEQVATDAGVSVATIYNRFPDGRDGLLAAAFDRALDGVVEASTRPLTAEHLLDHGLSGTMTALVDGLCEAFSADALVMRAALARLPESRSLRDAYRRHEGTARVANRRLVELGQAAGRIVDGDPDELADLLIVLGQGINNPVLLGATDRGRLCARLADALVAVLDPGTERP
- a CDS encoding FAD-binding oxidoreductase; amino-acid sequence: MDNLEEPRDDRAVSFWHDTVPGSLDPRPALQGDRDADVAIVGAGFTGLWTAYHLLRIDPGLRVVVVEREIAGFGASGRNGGWALGEYSISPMDWAARSTPEAAVRQMRGLYDAIDDIGRVAETEGIDCHYAKGGWIDMARSGPQAERIGAGVRARHALGLTDDDVHWVDGDEARSLCNATDVVGGWFNRHVAAIHPSRLVRGLAETVERLGGTIHERTAVSAIHPADPTSSARLETDQGTVRADVVVRATEGYTRDLVGHRRTLVPLYSMMVATEPLPNAVWDEIGLTDRPTFGDGRNLIIYGQRTADGRIAMGGRGAPYQFGSKVSSTTGVHHEVHDKVEASLRQLFPVLGEAAITHRWGGVMGLTRDWVPSCGFDRPSGMAWAGGYVGDGVATAKLAGHTIAELITETASGRTDLPWIGHQARRWEPEPLRWVGVTAGLWMAAGADRAEARTGQPSRRVEWLNRLLR
- a CDS encoding glutaredoxin domain-containing protein produces the protein MTDETGTTVVYWRRMCGFCTRLLGALEGAGVDVELRDIWEDPEAAAFVRSVNDGAETVPTVVLPDGRAITNPSPDALIAHLTAGS